A stretch of Gemmatimonadota bacterium DNA encodes these proteins:
- a CDS encoding flavin reductase family protein, which translates to MPIPHPPRPRSPVDDQRHREPPRDGGGRARRRRTLADGRVTRAAIDPATYRAALSRFASGITVLTTRTDDGRDLGMTATAFTAVSLEPPMVLVCVDRDASMASPLQHATHLAVHVLSSAQEDLSRRFAGAESDRFAGLEVTRGAGEVPLLDGALARLQCRIVERHAGGDHVIVVAEVLEADVADGDPLLYFRGRYGRVVT; encoded by the coding sequence ATGCCAATACCGCACCCACCACGTCCGCGGTCTCCGGTGGATGACCAACGACACCGTGAACCTCCTCGCGACGGCGGTGGGCGCGCTCGCCGCCGTCGGACTCTCGCGGATGGTCGCGTGACGCGGGCCGCCATCGATCCGGCGACCTACCGCGCCGCGCTCTCGCGCTTCGCGTCGGGGATCACCGTGCTGACCACGCGTACCGACGACGGGCGCGACCTCGGCATGACGGCGACGGCCTTCACCGCCGTCTCGCTCGAGCCGCCGATGGTGCTCGTCTGCGTCGACCGCGACGCCTCGATGGCCTCACCGCTGCAGCATGCGACGCATCTCGCGGTGCATGTCCTGTCGTCGGCGCAGGAGGACCTGTCGCGCCGCTTCGCGGGCGCGGAGTCGGACCGCTTCGCCGGCCTCGAGGTCACGCGCGGCGCCGGGGAGGTACCACTGCTGGACGGCGCGCTCGCGCGGCTGCAGTGCCGGATCGTCGAGCGTCATGCAGGCGGGGACCATGTGATCGTCGTCGCCGAGGTGCTGGAGGCGGACGTGGCGGACGGCGATCCGCTGCTCTATTTCCGCGGCCGCTATGGGAGGGTGGTCACATGA